The Nostoc sp. 'Peltigera membranacea cyanobiont' N6 genome contains the following window.
TATCAAATTTGCCATTCGTTTCTGCCCTTCATGCTTCAGCTACAGGTTTCCAAGATGAAGTTAAATTCTAAGTATGACTATAGGAATCCGGTTTGATTCCTGAAAATATACGTAGGATGTGTTAGCGACAGCGTAACGCATCAAACCCGTGATAATAGTGCGTTACGAACTCCGTTTTAACACACTCTACAATACCTAATTTCGTTCAAAACTCAAATAGGATTCCTATATATTGTTATTGGTGCGGGTTCGGCAGGCTGCGTTATCGCCAACCGAATGTCACAAAACAGCGATACAACTGTGTTACTCCTTGAAGCAAAGAGCGTACCTGGAATTGCAACTATATTAAATATTAAACAGCTCTAACTTTATTAGTTCAAAAACATAAAAGAACACACATGACCACTAAAATAGATTTTCAAGGGGATATGGATAACGCAAGCATTCCATTGAATCAAAACAAAGAAGAAGTATTTCAATGGACAAAGCAGTGGTATCCTGTAGCAGTTGTGGATTTCTTAGATTCATCTCGCCCACATGCAATACAGTTATTAGGAAAAGATTTAGTCTTGTGGCGAGACAGTTTGAGTAAATGGTCAATATTTGAAGATTGTTGCCCACATCGACTAGCTCCTCTTTCAGAAGGGCGTGTTGAGTCTGATGGCACACTTTTATGTGCTTATCATGCTTGGCGTTTTGATTCGCAGGGAAACTGTGTGAGCATTCCCCAGTCGAAAGATCAGCAAACATCTTCTAAACACTGCTCAAATTCAAAGTCATCTGCAATTAGTTATCCAACACAAGAACGGCAGGGTTTATTGTGGGTTTGGGCTGAGTCTGGTTCTGATGCACAGCTTGAAAGTCAATTGAGGACACCACGAATTATTCCAGAACTTGAAGAAAACTCCGACAGAGTAGTTCATCTATTTTGGAATATACGTGACCTACCCTATGGTTGGGACTTTTTCATGGAGAATGTAGCTGACCCAGCCCATGTCCCTGTTTCCCACCACGGTCTAGTTGGCAATCGCTATAAAGATGCTAATTATTACGATATGCTTTGCATCAAGGAAATGTCTACTCAAGAAGGATTTTCTTTTGAAATTACACCGACTGCCCCCACGATTTCACAAGCAATTCACGACTTCCAACCACCTTGTCAGATGAGGATTGTTTCTACTTCCAAAGATGGTGGTAAGCTGATCCTGGCATTGTATGCTACCCCTACACGCCCAGGATGGTGTCGTCATATTGGCTGTCAGGTCTTAGTTAAAAACGAGATGGGTAAGACACCTAAAGGGTTAGGAGTCTTTGGACTACCAATGCCAACTTGGCTAGGCCATGTTTTGTCATCCTTGTTCTTACACCAAGACTTAGTATTTCTTCATTATCAACAGAAGATTCTAGCTAAACGTCAAAAGGGCCAATGGGTGAACGCAGTTTATACACCCAATCCTCAAGATAAAATGGTAATTGCATTTCGCCAGTGGTTGGAGAAAAAAGCTGGAGGTAGTATTCCTTGGACTTCAGGGTGTAATACCGATCTTCCCTTGCCGGAATTAGACTCTTCAAAGCTTTTTGATGTCTGGACAACTCATACCCAACATTGCCAAGTTTGCAAAGATGCTTTGAAAAATATTAAACGTCTACGGGTGTTGGCTTACGGTTTATCTATATTATGCTTATGTGTTGCTGTAATTCTGGATGCAAGAGCCATAGCGGTAAAAGCTGCATTAGCATCAAGAAACCAAATACCCGCATCACTTTTAACGGTTTTTCCTCATACAGGATTCTGGTGGGCGCTTGGGGGTGCAATATTATTTGTACTTCTAGGATATTTGCTTGATAAATTTAGTCGCCTATTTTACGTTTACGAGTTTGAACACGCACACAATGATTAATAAACTCAAGGTTAGTGCTAAGAAAATTTATTCAGAAGGCTCGGTTGGCAGGACGTTCCTGCCAACCGAGCCTTCTGAATTCCAAATTTCCAAACCAAGTTGTACCCCGTTCGAGAGATGCCAATAGTTTCGCCTATTGCTGTGACTAGAGTGCCAGTCCAGAAATGTTTTATTCAATCAACCCCAAATGTCGGTGAAATACTTCAACAGCATTCGCCACACCATCCTCAGCCCTGATTTTCTCACCTAACTCCTGGGCTTTACACCGCATGACCTCATCACCCAGTACTACTTCAATCGCTGCTGCTAAAGTTTTTTCTGATACCTTCTGGTACGGTATCGGTTGTGGGCTGACTCCTAACCGAGTTAGCTTTTCACCCCAAATCGGCTGATCTGCAAAAAAGGGTACAGTAATTGATGGTGTCCCCGCACGTAACACTGCTGCCGTTGTACTAGCTCCTCCGTGATGTACTACTGCTGGCACTTGAGGAAATAACCAATCATGCGGAACTTCCTCGATCGCAAACACTCGTAGCGAATCTTTTATATTCACCGTTCTTCCAACCTCGCCCCAGCCTGACAATATAATCCCGCCTTGATGTGTTTTCTTTAAGGCTTCTACGATGTAATGTGTGAGATATTCTGGATTGGGCATCGTCATGCTGCCGAACCCAAAACACAAAGGTAATTGCTTTCGCCCAAGAAAATCCTCTAGTTCCAGGGGTGGCTCGTATTCCGAGGCTTGGTCAATAAACCAGAAACCAGTCACATACGCCCAATGCGGCCAGTCACGAGGTTTTGGGATTACGTGCGAACTAAATCCATACAATACAGGGATTCGTGATACATTCGCCGGAGTCTTCCGTCTGAAGCGTCTGCCCAAATATGGTAAGGGCGGCAATTTCAATGTTTCTGTTCTGAAGTGATTGAGCAGTTGACGATATCTTTGCCAGTGCAAAAACTCTACTAGCAAGTAGCTACCATAGTTGATCGCTTTCTTTAGCGGGTTTTTAGTTGTTTGAGCAAATTTCAAAAACCCAAACATCCCTGTGGGAGTCAACGGCAGAACTGATGCAAAAAAGCAGGGTACGCCTAATTTCTCTACGATATGATATCCAAAGGTAGCTAACGGCGTGTAGATAATTACCTCACTTCCCTGACACGCACTCCAAGCTGATTCTAACTGTTGAAGTAAAAGCTTATCTCCTTCTTCTTTTTTCAACTTTTCTCCCGCAATCAATCGCTGCCCTTGTTTCGATTGCAAAAACTCTTCCATATTGCCAGCAATCGGCGCAAACTTTAAATCGAACTTCCTCACAAATGGTTCAAAGTTCTCATGGGTTGCAATCGTTACTTCATGCCCCGCACGCTTCAAGCCAATAGCCAAAGCGCAGTATGGTTGCAAGTCTCCCCTTGAACCTACTGTTAGGATCGTAATCTTCAGTTTCCGGCTTGGTGCTATAGGTAGACTTTGGCTCAAATGCTTTTTCAAAAATGAAAACTCCAGTATTCAAAAATTGTACTAATTTCTTGTGCCTCTGGGCGATAAACCAATACAGTTTAGATCAGCCCGTTTTTTCTTAACTGGTCAAAACAATTCACGCATGATCAATCTCATGAAATGGTCAAGGGAATCCCGTTATCTTTGGGTTTTAAATTGAGAATAAATGGCACAGCTTTCAATACCCAATCGGACACGGGTGTATAATTAGCAGCTTCTTCTCCAAAACTAATAGAGAGCATATCTGTATGAATAATCCCTGGATTAAGGGGTATAGCTGCCATACCATTCGGCAATTCTTGTGCCAAAGAACGAGTTAATCCTTCTATTGCCCACTTAGAAGCACAATATGGTGCAACTTGGGCTGAAGTCGAACGTCCCCAGCCAGAACTAAAGTTGACAATAATGCCCCGTTTCTTTTTCACCATTGCTGGTACGAAATGGCGAATTATATTCGCTACTCCTTTGATATTGATATCTATAAGATCCGAAAATTCTTCAGATGGTATTTCCCACAAAGGTGCTGGGTAATTGGTAATTGCCGCATTATTAATTAATATATCTGGCGGTGAATACTTTTGAAGTACGTCTATTGCCCATTTTTTTACAAGTTGTTCATTTGCTACATCTACAGATGTGAAATCATTGGGCGCATTAAAGTTTTGGCGTATTTTATCGATTGCATCTGATGAACGGGCGCAACCAATAACAGTATGTCCCTGTTGAATAAAACCCTCGGTCATCGCATAACCTAGACCTTTACTTATGCCTGTAATTAAGATGAGCTTAGTCATATTCTTGTAGTATTTAACATTTCATCAGCAAACTTATCATAGGTAGTGCTACTAAAATCTCTGCACATTCTAAACCAATAACAAATGCACAGCTAGGTTCCATATTTCGTAAGCGTTCGCCAAAGCAACACTAATTGCTATCTATTAGACTTTTTGTGCTTTGTGGGGTCAACTAATCTATATGATTGGTCAGATTCACTCGTTGGAGGAAACGGATTTCCAGCAGTTGATGTTACCTCTAGCCCTGTGCTTTTTCCATTAGAATTGATTACTTCATACTGTCCACTGATGGGAGTACGTTCACCTGGATTATGCAAGGAATATTGAGCCTTCTCTGATTGGCTTAACTCTGTAGTAACAGGACTGTAAACTATAGTAAACTGACTTTTAATTTCAAAACCTGGAAGGTAGCCACCGTGGAACGGGATATC
Protein-coding sequences here:
- a CDS encoding aromatic ring-hydroxylating dioxygenase subunit alpha, translated to MTTKIDFQGDMDNASIPLNQNKEEVFQWTKQWYPVAVVDFLDSSRPHAIQLLGKDLVLWRDSLSKWSIFEDCCPHRLAPLSEGRVESDGTLLCAYHAWRFDSQGNCVSIPQSKDQQTSSKHCSNSKSSAISYPTQERQGLLWVWAESGSDAQLESQLRTPRIIPELEENSDRVVHLFWNIRDLPYGWDFFMENVADPAHVPVSHHGLVGNRYKDANYYDMLCIKEMSTQEGFSFEITPTAPTISQAIHDFQPPCQMRIVSTSKDGGKLILALYATPTRPGWCRHIGCQVLVKNEMGKTPKGLGVFGLPMPTWLGHVLSSLFLHQDLVFLHYQQKILAKRQKGQWVNAVYTPNPQDKMVIAFRQWLEKKAGGSIPWTSGCNTDLPLPELDSSKLFDVWTTHTQHCQVCKDALKNIKRLRVLAYGLSILCLCVAVILDARAIAVKAALASRNQIPASLLTVFPHTGFWWALGGAILFVLLGYLLDKFSRLFYVYEFEHAHND
- a CDS encoding glycosyltransferase, with the protein product MKKHLSQSLPIAPSRKLKITILTVGSRGDLQPYCALAIGLKRAGHEVTIATHENFEPFVRKFDLKFAPIAGNMEEFLQSKQGQRLIAGEKLKKEEGDKLLLQQLESAWSACQGSEVIIYTPLATFGYHIVEKLGVPCFFASVLPLTPTGMFGFLKFAQTTKNPLKKAINYGSYLLVEFLHWQRYRQLLNHFRTETLKLPPLPYLGRRFRRKTPANVSRIPVLYGFSSHVIPKPRDWPHWAYVTGFWFIDQASEYEPPLELEDFLGRKQLPLCFGFGSMTMPNPEYLTHYIVEALKKTHQGGIILSGWGEVGRTVNIKDSLRVFAIEEVPHDWLFPQVPAVVHHGGASTTAAVLRAGTPSITVPFFADQPIWGEKLTRLGVSPQPIPYQKVSEKTLAAAIEVVLGDEVMRCKAQELGEKIRAEDGVANAVEVFHRHLGLIE
- a CDS encoding SDR family oxidoreductase, whose product is MTKLILITGISKGLGYAMTEGFIQQGHTVIGCARSSDAIDKIRQNFNAPNDFTSVDVANEQLVKKWAIDVLQKYSPPDILINNAAITNYPAPLWEIPSEEFSDLIDINIKGVANIIRHFVPAMVKKKRGIIVNFSSGWGRSTSAQVAPYCASKWAIEGLTRSLAQELPNGMAAIPLNPGIIHTDMLSISFGEEAANYTPVSDWVLKAVPFILNLKPKDNGIPLTIS